A single window of Ictalurus furcatus strain D&B chromosome 3, Billie_1.0, whole genome shotgun sequence DNA harbors:
- the abcg8 gene encoding ATP-binding cassette sub-family G member 8, which translates to MTDDTVFDLESSFSFPALAANNEGRDIRLFSSGDEDSSLYFTYSGGCNELEVRNLHYQVDTAAQIPWYERLSELKMPWEMRGNKQTAIKDLNLRVHSGQMLAIIGSSGCGKTSLLDIITCRDEGGTKKSGEILINGKPCTPSLVKKSIAHVRQDDRLLPHLTVRETLTFVAKLRLPTHFTQAQRDQRVDDVIAELRLRQCANTRVGNNYVRGVSGGERRRVSIAVQLLWNPGILILDEPTSGLDSFTAHNLIITLSRLARGNRLVLLSVHQPRSDIFQLFDLVVLLSSGSAVYCGPAKDMVPYFTSLGHPCPRYCNPSDFYVDLISIDRRSSEKEAECLERTRVLAVQFSEKVKDTDDFMWKSEEPDVPVLDNNIQSDVPSTPKAETCVQVSQRKAHRPGRLHQFSILIRRQVFNDFRDLVTLVVHGLEALLMSLLVGFLYFGAGEQKLPVQDTVALLYMIGALTPFAVVLDVIAKCHSERAMLYHELEDGMYSVTPYFFAKVLGELPEHCVFTLVYSLPIYWLAGLNDSPDRFLLNFMLAWLMVYCSRTMALFTAAVLPTLQTSSFMGNSLFTVFYLTGGFVISLDNMWLVASWFSYISFMRWGFDGMLQVQFRGLKYSVSLGNLTINVDGIKVVEMMHMNQFPLYSCYLVLIAVVLVFMLLYYLSLKFIKQKSSQDW; encoded by the exons ATGACCGATGACACTGTGTTTGATTTGGAAAGCAGCTTCAGCTTCCCAGCACTGGCTGCAAACAATGAG GGAAGAGATATCAGATTGTTTTCCTCAGGAGATGAGGACAGCAGTCTGTATTTTACCTACAGTGGGGGTTGCAACGAACTGGAGGTCAGAAATCTGCACTATCAG GTGGACACAGCAGCACAGATCCCCTGGTATGAAAGACTGTCAGAGCTTAAGATGCCCTGGGAGATGCGGGGCAACAAGCAGACTGCTATCAAAGACCTGAACCTGAGAGTGCACAGTGGCCAGATGCTGGCTATTATCGGCAGCTCAG GCTGTGGAAAGACCTCCCTGCTGGACATTATAACATGTCGAGATGAAGGAGGCACCAAGAAATCTGGAGAGATACTCATCAATGGCAAGCCCTGCACACCCTCGCTAGTGAAGAAAAGCATTGCTCACGTGCGACAGGATGACCGCTTGTTACCCCATCTGACAGTAAGGGAGACTCTCACCTTCGTGGCCAAGCTGCGCCTACCAACACATTTTACACAGGCACAGAGAGATCAAAGG GTGGATGATGTCATTGCCGAGCTGAGGTTGAGACAGTGCGCTAACACTCGCGTGGGAAACAACTATGTGCGGGGTGTATCTGGTGGAGAAAGGAGGAGGGTCAGCATTGCTGTTCAGCTACTATGGAACCCAG GTATTCTTATCCTGGATGAGCCTACGTCGGGTCTAGACAGCTTTACTGCTCACAACCTGATTATCACCTTGTCTCGTCTGGCCCGAGGGAACCGTCTGGTCCTGCTCTCGGTGCACCAGCCACGCTCAGACATCTTCCAGCTCTTTGACCTGGTGGTGTTGCTCTCCTCTGGCTCAGCCGTGTACTGTGGCCCTGCCAAAGACATGGTGCCCTACTTCACATCCCTAGGGCATCCATGTCCACGCTACTGCAATCCCTCTGATTTCTACG TTGACTTGATCAGCATTGACCGCCGCAGCTCAGAAAAAGAAGCTGAGTGTCTAGAGAGAACAAGGGTCCTGGCAGTCCAGTTTTCTGAGAAGGTGAAGGACACTGATGACTTCATGTGGAAGTCTGAGGAGCCCGATGTTCCAGTGCTAGATAATAATATCCAAag TGACGTCCCTTCTACACCAAAAGCCGAAACATGCGTCCAAGTGTCACAAAGGAAGGCCCATCGACCAGGCCGGCTGCACCAGTTCTCCATTCTGATTAG GCGGCAGGTGTTTAATGATTTTCGTGACCTGGTGACGCTGGTGGTGCATGGTCTAGAGGCCCTGCTAATGTCACTGCTCGTGGGCTTCCTGTACTTCGGGGCAGGTGAGCAGAAGCTGCCAGTACAGGACACTGTGGCCCTGCTCTACATGATCGGAGCTCTCACACCATTTGCTGTGGTACTGGATGTCATAGCCAAGT GTCATTCGGAGAGAGCCATGCTGTATCATGAACTGGAAGATGGAATGTACTCAGTCACCCCATATTTTTTTGCGAAG gtTCTGGGTGAGTTACCAGAGCATTGTGTTTTCACACTGGTATACAGCTTACCTATCTATTGGCTAGCTGGTCTGAATGACTCACCAGACCGCTTCCTGCTTAACTTCATGCTGGCGTGGCTGATGGTGTACTGCAGCCGCACCATGGCTTTGTTCACAGCAGCCGTGCTACCCACCCTCCAGACCTCTTCCTTCATGGGAAACTCTCTTTTCACTGTTTTCTATCTGACCGGTGGTTTTGTCATCAGCCTGGACAACATGTGGCTAG TTGCTTCCTGGTTTTCCTATATTTCCTTCATGCGCTGGGGTTTTGATGGGATGCTGCAGGTTCAGTTCCGTGGCCTCAAATATTCAGTCAGCCTGGGAAACCTGACCATCAATGTAGATGGCATTAAA GTGGTGGAGATGATGCATATGAACCAGTTCCCACTCTACTCCTGTTATTTAGTGCTGATCGCTGTAGTGTTGGTCTTTATGTTGCTCTACTATCTGTCACTCAAGTTCATTAAGCAGAAGTCCAGTCAGGATTGGTGA
- the abcg5 gene encoding ATP-binding cassette sub-family G member 5, with translation MKNSYSMQANGQTNGSNESFKFVPEKRTDIQSPAASNQKQPSCCLSVSNVSYTVSERVGPWWDLPSYRKKWTRQILNDVSFHVDSGQIMGILGNSGSGKTTLLDSIAGRIGNTGTLIGEVFVNGRKVKRALFQECFSYVLQSDNLLSYLTVEETLTFTAQLALRQHSASAIRKKVAAVMAELSLSHVANTVIGGRVFPGISGGERRRVSIASQLLQDPKVILLDEPTTGLDSMTANQIVVLLAELARRDRIVIVTIHQPRSELFRVFSRIAIMSCGELVFCGDPGEMVDFFSSCGFECPEYCNPFDIYVDLTSVDTRSSEREAATYRRMHDITSAYRRSEIYQRMTWKIRQSCQRANKPMIPFKSKESPSCMSKLGVLFRRTVRNLSRDRMGVIMRLSQNLIYGLFVAFFVMNLDNDVNKGAVQDRIGIIYQAMGASPYTGMLNAVALFPAMRAVADQESKDGLYQKWQMFLAYIVHIFPFSIISVFIFTSFLYWAVGMHPDPWRFMCFTAVIMVPHITGELLTLVLLGVVQDPNMVNSGMALLNIAGIMVGSGFLRGTQQMPVVFQWLSYLTFQKYGCELLIVTEFYGLNFTCNSSLDFPEGCLIKDGNIIIDQLYPGGPSRYTLDFLMLYAFLPALVLLGVISFKIRDRLMRR, from the exons ATGAAGAACTCATACTCCATGCAGGCCAATGGCCAGACAAATGGCTCGAATGAATCTTTCAAGTTTGTTCCGGAGAAGAGGACAGACATACAGAGCCCAGCGGCCTCGAACCAAAAACAACCGTCCTGTTGTCTCAGTGTGAGCAACGTGTCCTATACAGTCAG TGAGCGTGTAGGGCCCTGGTGGGATCTCCCATCCTATAGAAAGAAATGGACTCGGCAGATCCTGAATGATGTGTCGTTTCACGTGGACAGTGGTCAGATAATGGGCATCCTGGGGAACTCAG GCTCTGGGAAGACCACATTATTAGACAGTATTGCAGGTCGTATTGGAAATACTGGCACCCTCATTGGGGAAGTGTTTGTGAACGGAAGAAAAGTGAAGCGAGCACTGTTTCAGGAATGTTTCTCCTATGTGCTTCAG AGTGACAATCTCCTGAGCTATCTGACAGTAGAGGAGACACTCACATTCACGGCTCAGCTAGCTCTGAGGCAGCACTCAGCCAGTGCCATCCGCAAGAAG GTGGCTGCTGTTATGGCTGAACTGAGTCTAAGCCATGTGGCTAACACTGTGATCGGAGGCCGAGTCTTTCCAGGTAtttcaggaggagagaggaggagggtgTCCATTGCTAGCCAGTTGCTCCAAGATCCCA AGGTGATCCTTCTGGATGAACCAACCACAGGCCTGGACAGCatgacagccaatcagattgtaGTGCTGCTGGCAGAGTTGGCCAGGAGGGACCGTATAGTCATAGTGACCATCCATCAGCCCCGCTCAGAGCTCTTCCGA GTCTTCAGCAGGATAGCGATCATGAGTTGTGGAGAGTTAGTGTTTTGTGGAGATCCTGGCGAGATGGTGGATTTCTTCAGCAGCTGTGGCTTCGAGTGTCCCGAGTATTGCAACCCGTTTGACATCTATG TGGACCTGACCTCGGTGGATACACGTTCCAGTGAGAGAGAAGCTGCCACCTACAGACGCATGCATGACATAACCTCAGCATACCGGAGATCAGAGATCTACCAGAGAATGACATGGAAGATTCGGCAAAGTTGTCAGCGTGCTAATAAACCCATGATCCCCTTCAAGAGCAAAGAGTCCCCTAGCTGCATGTCCAAATTAGGTGTCCTCTTTAG GAGGACGGTACGGAATTTGTCTCGGGACAGGATGGGTGTCATCATGCGTCTCTCTCAAAATCTCATCTATGGCCTGTTTGTGGCCTTCTTTGTCATGAATCTTGATAATGATGTCAACAAGGGTGCAGTGCAGGACCGGATTGGTATTATCTACCAAGCCATGGGTGCTTCACCATACACAGGCATGCTGAatgctgtggccctgt TCCCTGCTATGAGAGCTGTAGCTGATCAGGAGAGTAAAGATGGATTGTACCAGAAATGGCAGATGTTCCTGGCCTACATCGTTCACATCTTCCCCTTCAGTATCAtcagtgtatttattttcacctCTTTCCTTTACTG GGCTGTAGGGATGCACCCAGATCCTTGGCGCTTCATGTGTTTTACAGCTGTGATCATGGTGCCCCACATCACAGGGGAGCTTCTGACTCTGGTGCTGCTTGGAGTGGTTCAAGATCCCAACATGGTTAACAGCGGAATGGCGTTGCTCAATATAGCTGGGATCATGGTGGGCTCTGGGTTCCTCAG GGGCACTCAGCAGATGCCTGTGGTATTCCAGTGGCTAAGTTACCTCACCTTCCAGAAATATGGCTGTGAGCTTCTCATCGTCACTGAGTTCTATGGCTTGAACTTCACATGCA ATTCATCGTTGGATTTCCCAGA